A DNA window from Acidobacteriota bacterium contains the following coding sequences:
- the bla gene encoding subclass B3 metallo-beta-lactamase — protein MFKKICFGVLTFLFSICSFQLSQTGEMPSVSAYAFQPIVQNQDDYLMPLSETEQSWNQPVKPFKIIGNVYYVGASDVTSFLITTSSGHILIDSGFAQTVPQIKKNIAELGFKLEDIKILLNGHAHYDHCGGLADLKAATGAKFMAMAEDAELLQSGGKGDFYFGDKLTFKPVTADRRLNDKDTVTLGGITLTAYHTPGHTKGCTTWTMKASEGNRSYNVVFTGSASVPGYSLIDTPNYPNIISDYQRTFQVLKTLSCDVFLAQHASFFKLKRKLERTANHLGGNPFIDPQGLKNFIANSEKNFYAELKKQRAAKLSK, from the coding sequence ATGTTTAAGAAAATTTGTTTCGGAGTGTTGACCTTTCTATTTTCGATTTGCAGTTTTCAATTAAGCCAAACTGGGGAAATGCCGTCGGTCTCGGCTTATGCGTTTCAACCAATCGTCCAAAATCAAGACGACTATCTGATGCCGCTCAGTGAGACCGAACAGTCGTGGAATCAACCCGTCAAGCCGTTCAAGATTATCGGTAATGTTTATTACGTCGGAGCTTCGGATGTCACTTCGTTTTTAATCACCACATCTAGCGGACATATCTTGATTGATAGCGGGTTTGCGCAAACCGTGCCGCAAATCAAAAAAAATATCGCTGAACTCGGATTCAAACTCGAAGACATAAAAATTCTGCTGAACGGTCACGCCCATTATGACCATTGTGGCGGGCTGGCTGACTTGAAAGCGGCTACAGGAGCCAAATTTATGGCGATGGCAGAAGACGCCGAGCTGTTGCAAAGCGGCGGGAAGGGCGATTTCTATTTTGGAGATAAATTGACCTTCAAACCTGTGACTGCCGACCGCAGGTTAAACGATAAAGATACCGTTACACTGGGCGGCATCACCTTAACCGCATACCACACCCCCGGTCATACCAAAGGTTGTACGACCTGGACGATGAAAGCGAGTGAAGGCAATCGCTCTTATAATGTTGTGTTCACCGGCAGCGCCAGCGTGCCCGGTTACAGTTTGATTGATACGCCGAATTACCCGAATATCATCAGTGATTATCAGCGCACGTTTCAGGTGTTGAAGACTTTGTCGTGTGATGTTTTCCTGGCACAGCACGCCTCGTTTTTTAAGTTAAAGCGAAAGCTTGAACGAACGGCGAATCATCTGGGTGGCAATCCGTTTATTGACCCGCAAGGGTTGAAAAATTTCATCGCTAATTCTGAAAAGAATTTTTATGCAGAACTTAAAAAGCAACGCGCTGCGAAGCTGTCGAAATAG
- a CDS encoding ATP-binding protein produces MSAGLAEFEFSPCPKCGGTGWELVEGKGVRPCPCKKAARAEVLLSQARIPQRFFTSTFDNYSTHIPSLTRALMACRRFVEDYPNVDVGLLFLGSCGVGKTHLAVSVLKSLIMKGIPGMFYDFRDLLKEIQDSYNPNTKTSELQILSPIFETEVLVLDELGASKPTEWVQETMTHIINKRYLDKKVTIFTSNYLDMAIGSSYDETLTERVGVRLRSRLKEMCRQILIESDDYRNEISIRRGGRFTS; encoded by the coding sequence ATGTCGGCTGGCTTAGCAGAATTTGAATTCTCTCCCTGTCCGAAATGTGGGGGAACCGGTTGGGAGCTTGTCGAGGGAAAAGGGGTTCGTCCCTGTCCCTGCAAAAAAGCTGCACGCGCCGAAGTCCTGCTCTCCCAAGCGCGCATTCCTCAACGGTTTTTCACTTCAACATTCGATAATTACAGCACCCATATTCCTTCGCTGACTCGCGCGTTGATGGCTTGCCGTCGGTTTGTCGAAGATTATCCGAATGTCGATGTCGGTTTACTGTTTTTAGGCAGTTGCGGCGTTGGTAAAACGCATCTTGCCGTCTCGGTTTTAAAATCGCTGATTATGAAAGGCATTCCCGGAATGTTTTATGATTTCCGTGATTTGTTAAAAGAGATTCAAGACAGCTATAACCCGAATACCAAAACTTCCGAATTACAAATCCTCTCGCCGATATTTGAAACCGAAGTCCTGGTACTTGATGAACTCGGAGCCAGCAAACCGACCGAGTGGGTGCAGGAAACCATGACCCATATCATCAATAAACGTTACCTCGATAAAAAAGTCACCATCTTTACCTCCAATTATCTCGATATGGCGATTGGCTCTTCGTATGATGAGACCCTGACCGAAAGAGTCGGCGTGCGCTTGCGTTCGCGCCTGAAAGAGATGTGCCGACAGATACTGATTGAAAGCGATGATTATCGTAATGAGATTTCCATTCGTCGCGGCGGCAGATTTACTTCGTAA
- a CDS encoding ABC transporter permease, with amino-acid sequence MASNSFTPRETLYANAVQESSRLSITSIIPKDTILMAIDNIRANKFRSFLTVLGVVIGVVVVIVVASLLTGMRSSIVKYIEEYGTNNIYAFHLSTGIQAGPRDRSEWARKPLKLEDAQAILEQADAVEDVSAELFIWQIDRTLNYKGTTFKQGRLSGVSPNFATTSNISLSEGRFINEIDDQHRREVMVIGVDAAEALFPNRSRITGEKVMMAGSEFEIIGVLEKRKSGMFGESEEDGAIYIPLRTAQKLSPRSEFLFLMIRAKSGQIYTALDQVEGILRKQRGVKYNDPNNFDLNTADRIIQQFDNITQVVGLIAIAISSVGLLVGGIGVMNIMLVSVTERTAEIGVRKAIGARRGDIVWQFLLEAMTLTFFGGIVGVVLAVIVSQIIIVIFPTLPASIPLWAVVAGMVVSVLVGLIFGVLPARKASRLDPIECLRYE; translated from the coding sequence GTGGCAAGCAATTCATTCACACCGAGAGAAACTTTATACGCCAATGCCGTACAGGAATCATCAAGACTGAGCATCACTTCGATTATCCCCAAAGACACCATATTGATGGCGATTGATAACATCCGCGCCAATAAATTCCGCAGTTTTCTTACGGTGCTGGGCGTGGTTATTGGCGTGGTGGTGGTGATTGTGGTGGCGTCGCTACTCACCGGGATGCGTTCAAGCATCGTGAAATACATCGAAGAATACGGGACGAATAATATTTACGCCTTTCATTTATCGACAGGCATTCAGGCGGGGCCACGTGACCGCAGCGAATGGGCGCGCAAACCTTTGAAACTGGAAGATGCGCAAGCCATCCTCGAACAAGCCGATGCGGTTGAGGATGTTTCTGCCGAGTTATTCATCTGGCAAATTGATCGCACCCTCAACTACAAAGGCACAACCTTTAAACAGGGGCGTCTTTCGGGGGTCTCTCCTAATTTCGCGACCACGTCAAATATCAGCCTCAGTGAAGGGCGGTTCATCAATGAAATCGACGACCAACATCGTCGCGAAGTCATGGTGATTGGTGTGGACGCGGCAGAAGCCTTGTTTCCCAACCGCAGCCGCATCACCGGCGAAAAGGTGATGATGGCGGGAAGCGAATTTGAAATCATTGGCGTGTTGGAAAAACGCAAGAGCGGGATGTTTGGCGAGAGCGAAGAAGACGGGGCGATTTACATCCCTTTGCGAACCGCGCAAAAGCTATCGCCGCGCAGCGAGTTTTTATTTCTGATGATTCGCGCCAAAAGCGGGCAAATTTATACGGCGCTCGATCAGGTCGAAGGCATTCTGAGAAAACAGCGCGGCGTCAAATATAACGACCCGAATAATTTCGATTTGAATACGGCTGATCGCATCATTCAGCAATTCGACAATATCACGCAAGTTGTCGGCTTGATTGCCATCGCCATTTCAAGCGTCGGGTTGCTGGTGGGCGGCATCGGCGTGATGAACATTATGCTCGTAAGCGTCACCGAACGAACCGCAGAAATCGGTGTGCGTAAAGCCATCGGCGCAAGACGCGGCGATATCGTCTGGCAATTTTTACTCGAAGCCATGACCCTCACCTTTTTCGGCGGCATTGTCGGTGTGGTTTTAGCGGTTATCGTCAGTCAAATTATCATCGTCATTTTTCCTACCTTGCCCGCTTCGATTCCGCTCTGGGCGGTGGTTGCCGGGATGGTGGTTTCGGTTTTGGTGGGGCTGATTTTCGGGGTTTTGCCCGCCAGAAAAGCCTCGCGGTTAGACCCGATAGAATGTTTACGTTACGAATAA
- a CDS encoding ABC transporter permease: MKSFYSFYTDATKIALQSIFAHKLRAFLTLIGIIIGVASVVVVGAAISGLKTYVLDKVSKVLGANHFMIARMVTHGRVSDDEWERMDKRNKRLTFEDFEWLQQQCTFCAAVGAQVNDRVDLKINGQELFGTQVAGVTANMGEIEDKTVVEGRFLVPHEIDHASYVVVIGYDLKDKFFEGTDPIGKELKVRDIPLTVVGVEEKRGSMFGQSLDNHLYIPITTFGRLFGRRQSLQLHGKAENRESFEKTIEQARVALRNYHKLKGNEDDDFGLVNVEQFTETADQFTGAIAIVITPITMISLLVGGIVVMNIMLVSVTERTFEIGLRKALGATRNQILTQFMIESSLLTSFGGVLGLLLASGISSLISSTTPMTMTITVFYIALSLGVSTIIGLIAGIYPAFKAAKLDPIKALTKN, from the coding sequence ATGAAGAGTTTTTACTCTTTTTACACAGATGCGACGAAAATCGCCCTGCAATCAATCTTTGCTCATAAACTCAGAGCCTTTTTAACCCTCATCGGCATTATTATCGGAGTGGCATCTGTGGTGGTCGTCGGCGCGGCAATCAGCGGACTCAAAACCTATGTGCTCGATAAAGTATCAAAAGTGCTCGGCGCGAACCATTTTATGATTGCCCGCATGGTGACGCATGGCAGAGTGAGTGATGACGAGTGGGAACGCATGGACAAGCGCAACAAGCGACTCACCTTTGAAGATTTTGAGTGGCTACAACAGCAATGCACGTTTTGCGCGGCGGTTGGCGCGCAAGTCAATGATCGCGTCGATTTGAAAATCAACGGTCAGGAATTGTTCGGCACGCAGGTCGCCGGGGTCACGGCGAACATGGGTGAAATCGAAGACAAAACCGTCGTCGAGGGACGCTTTCTCGTTCCCCACGAAATTGACCACGCCTCTTACGTTGTGGTGATTGGTTATGATTTGAAGGATAAATTTTTTGAGGGCACCGACCCGATTGGTAAGGAACTGAAAGTTCGCGACATTCCCTTGACGGTTGTCGGCGTCGAAGAAAAACGCGGTTCGATGTTCGGACAATCGCTCGATAATCACCTCTATATTCCGATTACCACTTTTGGCAGACTATTCGGCAGGCGGCAAAGTTTACAACTCCACGGCAAAGCCGAAAATCGCGAATCGTTTGAAAAGACCATCGAACAGGCGCGCGTTGCCCTGAGAAATTATCATAAGTTAAAAGGCAACGAAGATGATGATTTCGGATTGGTGAATGTCGAGCAATTTACTGAAACTGCCGATCAATTCACCGGCGCAATCGCCATTGTGATTACGCCGATTACCATGATTTCACTGCTGGTGGGCGGCATTGTCGTAATGAACATTATGCTGGTGAGCGTTACCGAGCGCACCTTTGAAATCGGACTTCGCAAAGCTCTGGGTGCAACCCGCAATCAAATCCTGACGCAGTTTATGATTGAATCCTCGCTGCTCACCTCGTTTGGCGGGGTGTTGGGATTACTCCTGGCATCCGGGATTTCATCACTCATCAGTTCAACTACTCCGATGACCATGACGATTACCGTGTTCTATATCGCGTTGTCATTGGGGGTTTCAACCATCATCGGATTGATTGCCGGAATTTACCCGGCTTTCAAAGCGGCAAAGTTAGACCCCATCAAAGCATTGACCAAAAATTAA
- the ruvA gene encoding Holliday junction branch migration protein RuvA: MIAQLTGKLASKQPNNAIIDVGGVGYEVTIPITTFYVLGEIGSEVTLKIHTHVREDALLLYGFATARDKELFLKLVSVSGIGPKVAITMLSGMQAPELITAIQKNDLGRLTTIPGVGRKTAERVVVELRDKLGKITLAEEELAAMPESTVADLTIQEDTVAALIALGYPKPLAEKAVSSAMREDGEMTIQAVLKRSLKRLSR, from the coding sequence TTGATCGCACAACTGACCGGAAAACTCGCCTCGAAACAGCCCAACAATGCCATCATCGATGTCGGGGGCGTGGGCTATGAAGTCACCATTCCGATTACCACCTTTTATGTTCTCGGAGAAATCGGTTCGGAAGTCACTTTAAAAATTCATACACACGTTCGCGAAGATGCGTTGTTGCTTTACGGATTTGCCACGGCTCGCGATAAGGAACTTTTTCTGAAATTGGTGAGTGTGAGCGGCATCGGTCCCAAAGTCGCCATCACCATGCTTTCAGGAATGCAAGCGCCGGAACTCATCACTGCGATTCAAAAAAATGACCTCGGACGACTGACCACGATTCCCGGTGTCGGTCGTAAAACTGCCGAACGAGTGGTGGTTGAATTGCGTGATAAGCTCGGCAAAATCACGCTTGCCGAAGAAGAGCTTGCCGCAATGCCCGAATCGACGGTTGCCGATTTGACGATTCAGGAAGATACGGTTGCCGCTTTGATTGCGCTTGGCTACCCGAAACCACTGGCTGAAAAAGCCGTGTCATCAGCGATGCGCGAAGATGGCGAGATGACGATTCAGGCGGTACTCAAACGGTCACTCAAACGCCTGTCGCGTTAA
- a CDS encoding acetyl-CoA C-acetyltransferase, giving the protein MSKAVILGAARTAIGGFGGSLKDVPVTELGRLVINAAIERAGIERGQVQEVILGNVLQAGNGMNSARQAALAAGLSATVPAFAVNKVCGSGLKAVALAAQAINAGDADLIVAGGMESMSRAPYLLANARWGYRMGNGELIDYMVAEGLTCAMEHCHMGITAENIVEQFGVSREAQDAFSAESQQRALAAIGDGKFKDEIVPVMLAQKKGDPVAFQTDERPRAATTAESLAKLKPAFKRDGGSVTAGNASGINDGAAALVVASDRQAAQSGVAPIARIVAYASAGVEPRIMGMGPVPAIRRALEKANLNLSDIDLFELNEAFAAQSLAVVSELGLDSAKVNVNGGAIALGHPIGASGARILVTLLYEMQRRDAKRGLAALCIGGGQGIAMIVER; this is encoded by the coding sequence ATGTCAAAAGCAGTGATACTTGGTGCAGCGCGAACCGCCATCGGTGGATTTGGCGGGTCGTTAAAAGATGTTCCGGTTACTGAACTGGGACGTCTTGTCATTAATGCCGCGATTGAACGCGCGGGAATTGAACGTGGTCAGGTTCAGGAAGTGATTCTGGGAAATGTGTTGCAAGCCGGTAACGGCATGAACTCGGCGCGTCAGGCGGCGCTTGCCGCTGGGCTTTCAGCAACGGTTCCGGCATTTGCGGTCAACAAAGTTTGCGGGTCGGGACTCAAAGCCGTCGCGCTTGCGGCGCAAGCCATCAATGCCGGTGATGCCGATTTAATCGTTGCCGGTGGCATGGAATCCATGAGTCGCGCGCCTTATTTGCTGGCAAATGCGCGTTGGGGCTATCGCATGGGCAATGGCGAACTCATCGATTATATGGTTGCCGAAGGTTTGACCTGCGCGATGGAACATTGTCACATGGGGATTACCGCAGAAAATATCGTTGAACAATTTGGCGTGAGCCGCGAAGCGCAGGATGCGTTCTCTGCGGAAAGTCAACAGCGCGCCCTTGCGGCAATTGGCGATGGCAAATTCAAAGATGAAATCGTCCCGGTGATGCTGGCGCAAAAGAAAGGCGACCCCGTCGCCTTTCAAACCGATGAACGCCCGCGCGCCGCAACCACGGCGGAATCGTTAGCCAAACTCAAACCGGCATTCAAACGCGATGGCGGGTCAGTGACCGCTGGCAATGCTTCGGGCATCAATGACGGGGCAGCAGCGTTGGTGGTTGCAAGTGACAGGCAAGCCGCGCAATCCGGGGTTGCGCCGATAGCGCGCATTGTCGCGTATGCTTCGGCAGGGGTTGAGCCGAGAATTATGGGCATGGGTCCGGTTCCCGCCATTCGTCGGGCGTTGGAAAAAGCCAATCTCAATTTGAGCGATATTGATTTGTTTGAACTCAACGAAGCGTTTGCGGCGCAAAGCCTCGCGGTGGTCAGCGAACTTGGACTCGATTCGGCGAAGGTGAATGTCAATGGCGGCGCGATTGCGCTCGGTCATCCGATTGGCGCAAGCGGCGCGCGAATTCTTGTAACCTTGCTTTATGAGATGCAACGACGCGACGCGAAACGCGGGCTGGCGGCGCTATGTATCGGCGGCGGTCAAGGCATCGCGATGATTGTTGAACGGTAG
- a CDS encoding metallophosphoesterase — translation MATFVIGDIHGRLDLLDQLIRDVPWDLKKDKIIFLGDLIDRGISSPGVVGRVIELCEANPQVVVLRGNHEQMMLDCLEYGELQWLIPENGGQITLASYGINLSEIEDISDIKIPQEHIDFCNSLPFYHEDEQAIYVHAGLVPGEHPSMIDSDVLIWTRDMDFFRNYHGKLCFFGHTPTHYLPKDGRRKFGIYIHGSCVGIDTSGFENSPLSCINVESFALYQAYPSGITEVERLRALKPAAMSLAAD, via the coding sequence ATGGCAACATTTGTGATTGGCGATATACACGGAAGACTGGATTTACTTGATCAACTCATCCGCGATGTCCCCTGGGATTTAAAAAAAGATAAAATTATTTTTCTCGGCGATTTGATTGACCGGGGAATAAGTTCGCCGGGCGTTGTCGGTCGCGTGATCGAACTTTGTGAAGCCAATCCCCAGGTTGTGGTTTTACGCGGAAACCATGAACAGATGATGCTCGATTGCCTGGAATACGGCGAATTGCAATGGTTGATTCCCGAAAATGGCGGACAGATTACCCTGGCTTCGTATGGCATCAATTTATCGGAAATCGAAGACATTTCGGACATCAAAATTCCTCAGGAACATATTGATTTCTGTAACAGCCTGCCGTTTTATCATGAAGACGAGCAGGCGATTTATGTTCATGCGGGACTGGTGCCGGGCGAGCATCCGTCGATGATTGATTCCGATGTCTTGATATGGACGCGCGACATGGATTTTTTCAGGAACTATCACGGCAAACTCTGTTTTTTCGGTCACACGCCGACGCATTACCTGCCAAAAGACGGGCGACGAAAATTTGGCATTTATATTCACGGCAGTTGTGTGGGCATTGACACCAGCGGCTTTGAAAACAGCCCGCTCTCCTGCATCAATGTTGAATCCTTTGCGCTCTATCAAGCCTACCCATCAGGCATCACCGAAGTCGAACGGTTGCGCGCCTTAAAACCCGCTGCCATGTCGCTTGCCGCAGACTGA
- a CDS encoding prephenate dehydrogenase/arogenate dehydrogenase family protein produces MIVVMEETATEAQVSQVLEKIIELGFDIYRTTGARYTILGAVGSREVRASDVETLEVLPGVKDIVRISGPSVKKIKRAVKSPTQTQPESLFKQVTIFGVGLIGGSFALALRQAGLAEKIFGCGDKKFLEPALTHHVIDGVDDAFEKGEVSDADLIYLAAPVSAIIDFIKEKGQLIKPGTLVTDAGSAKRDICKIANECLPDGVQFIGGHPMAGSHRVGVEFASADLFKHAPYVMVADNQRPPSKEALENIKRVVQTIGGRSILLTAEQHDEMVARISHAPQLLSIAVALAVEKSQGKAALTIAGRGFADMSRLAQSSWSVWEDIVEANTDYIASALAEVIIELQAIQKSVETKDLSQLQKAFQAANDFLLEAP; encoded by the coding sequence ATGATTGTGGTTATGGAAGAGACCGCCACAGAAGCGCAGGTCTCTCAGGTTTTGGAAAAAATTATTGAACTGGGTTTCGATATTTATCGCACCACCGGCGCGCGTTATACGATTCTGGGGGCGGTCGGTTCGCGGGAAGTCAGAGCCTCGGATGTGGAAACCCTTGAAGTTTTACCGGGCGTCAAAGATATCGTCAGGATCAGCGGACCTTCGGTAAAAAAAATCAAACGCGCTGTGAAATCGCCGACTCAAACTCAACCTGAGAGTTTATTTAAACAGGTCACGATTTTCGGTGTAGGCTTGATCGGCGGCTCATTTGCGCTGGCGTTGAGACAAGCGGGACTGGCGGAAAAGATTTTCGGTTGCGGCGATAAAAAATTTTTAGAACCTGCGCTGACGCATCACGTAATAGATGGCGTTGATGACGCCTTTGAAAAGGGCGAGGTGAGCGATGCCGACTTGATTTATCTGGCGGCTCCGGTCAGCGCGATTATTGATTTTATTAAGGAAAAGGGGCAATTGATTAAACCCGGAACTTTGGTGACGGATGCCGGAAGCGCCAAACGCGACATTTGCAAAATCGCCAATGAGTGTTTGCCTGACGGGGTGCAATTTATTGGCGGGCATCCGATGGCGGGTTCGCACCGCGTAGGCGTCGAATTTGCCAGTGCGGATTTATTTAAACATGCGCCTTATGTGATGGTTGCCGATAACCAGCGCCCGCCATCAAAAGAAGCCTTAGAAAACATCAAACGGGTGGTTCAAACAATCGGCGGTCGTTCGATACTTTTAACGGCTGAACAGCATGATGAAATGGTCGCGCGCATTTCGCATGCGCCGCAGTTGCTGTCGATTGCTGTGGCGCTGGCGGTTGAAAAATCGCAAGGGAAAGCCGCACTCACCATTGCCGGAAGAGGCTTTGCCGATATGTCGAGACTGGCGCAAAGCAGTTGGTCTGTATGGGAAGACATCGTTGAAGCGAACACGGATTATATTGCTTCTGCACTTGCAGAGGTTATAATCGAACTGCAAGCGATTCAGAAAAGTGTCGAAACCAAAGACCTCTCGCAATTGCAGAAAGCTTTTCAAGCAGCTAACGATTTCTTGCTTGAAGCCCCCTAA